The segment GGGGCGCTGAAAACCGGGCGTATCGATCAGCTGGAAGCGGCTGCTGCCTACCTCCACCTGCAATGTCTCGGTAACCTGGGTGGTGCCGCTCTGGGCCGAGATAGCCACACTGTCATCCTGGGCCAGTGTCGCGACGATGGAGGATTTCCCCTTGTTGGGATGACCTACTACTGCAAATGCTGGCGTCATGCTGCGGCCCCCGCGTTCCCTTGCGCCTGCAGGACCGACCAGCCACCCGGTAAGGTGCCGCAGAAGCGGCGCCATTCGCGCAGATTGACGTCCTTGACCGGGCGCAGCCCCTCGCCGTCCCAATCCAGGGGTAGCAGCAACCCCGGCGCATCGGAGCTGGCCGGTTTGACTTTCAACAGATAATCGCCCAGTTCGCCCATGGGCGGTTCCCAGGCTTTGACCATGACAACCACTGCCACGTCTCGGGCTCTGTTACTCAGCCGGGCTTCGGGTTCTGTGAGCGGGCCGGCCTGCAGGAAGCTACCCGGCTGGCCAAATCTTTTCTCCAGCGCTGCCTTGATGGTCGGCGGAATATTGGCCCAATCGATCATTACGTAGTCCTCCGGTACAGAACCGGCCAGCGGCGCCAGTTTGCCCTGCATGGGCACGATATTCATGGCATCCACATGTAAAACCCGGTGCCCCGGCCGTTTCTGGGCGGCAGCGTTCCTACGCTGAAACAGGGAATGTGCCACCAGGGCCAGCAGGGCCCTGGGCAGTAAGGTGTAGGTGATCTGCGCCGCGATGGCGTACTTCCACCACTGGCCGAGCCGGGCTGCGGTAAACTGAGGCTCTGCCAGGCGAAAGTCCTGGGATTGTTGTAACAACGCCAGGTCAGGCTGGGCGTCGGTCCAGAAACGCCAGGGCAGCGCCAGAATCTGCAACAGGGGCAACAGATCCGTTGCATTGAGCAGCGTGCTGCGCCAGACGAAGCTGATGTCCGTGCCCGCCAGCAGTATCAGAAAGGCCAGCAGACCACCGAGGGCAAAGGCCAGGGCCAGCAACTGGGTCTCGTAAAACAGCCAGTACTTGCGCTCGTAGCCGGGTTGCAGCGCCAGCATCTCCCGCCGCACGCCGACGGGCCACAGGGGAAGTTCCAGTATCCAGCCCGCCAGGCCGCGGCCGGACTGCCTGAACAGGTAAACGACACTCAGAAGCAACCCGCCGGCTGGCAGGAACACAAACAGAAGCAGCAGGTAAAGCAGATTCACCCTTCCCTGCTCATCGCCGGACAAGACACTGATGGCAACCACGAAGCCCGCCAGCAGACCCGCGACACTGAGCAGAGTGCTGATCTGACGCATGGCTGGTTGTAGAACTGTTTTACTGGTCAATTTATTACTACACTGGCTGCGGATAGCGTTGCCCGGTCCCGGCGCAAAGGTCGCCAGTATACCCTGACTGGACAGGCTCCATAAGTGCCGCCGGCACGGGCCTCTGTCGGTGAGCAGGAATCCGCGCAGTGCGGGGACGGGCACGGCTGGTCTCGCTACCAGGGACTCTTGACCGCCTGCCCCTTGCACAAAGACGGTCTTTTTGCATAAAGTTCAGACTCCTTGCCCCCACAACTGACAGGCCACATGCGCAACGCACTGATAAAACTGACGATCTTACTGTGGCTGCCGTTCAACGGCGTGGCCCGGGAGGCACCCGGGCTTGACCTCGGGTTGTCCCTCAGTGGCTACTGGGTGATAAACGAAGAGCTGAGTGATAACACCGACGACCAGGTGGAGGAGGCCATCCGTGCCGCCGGCGGCAAGGTGCCGCGGCGAAGCTGGTTCAGCAAGCCGGAAGAAGACCGCTACCGCGGCGGCCCGCCGGATCAGGAATTGTATGACCGACTCTCCTACGACGACGTACTCATGATCAGCTACCAAGAGCCGGAATTCGTGTTCGAGTACGCGGACGGTTACCGACGGGTATTTCATACCGACGGCCGGCGCCGTACCACCGGTGCGAGTGATTATTTCGATCAGGGCGGGGAAGATTTTTCCTTCGGCAACTGGAGCGGCGCGTCACTGAAGGTGGAGGCCCGGCCACAGGACGGCGGATTTACCCTGGAGAGCTATGTCATCGAAGCCGAGGGCCAGCGCCTGCGCGTGGAAATGACTCTGCAACCGTTTGTCTTTGGCGCCCCTATCTCACTGGTCCGGGTCTACGATCGCAGCACCCCTCCCTGACAGTGCCTGGCTCAGAGCCTGAAGCACCTCACCACAGTCCTGCTCCAGCTTGAGGGTAAAAAGGTCATCGGCCCGGGTCTGACCGGCGTTGATACAGGCAATCGGCTTGTTGTGCCGGGCAGCGTGACGACAGAAGCGGTAACCGGAAAAAACCATCAGTGAGCTGCCCACAACCATCAGGCCGTCACTGTTTTCCAGCCTCTCGAAGATGAATTCGACCAGCGAGCGATCCACCGAATCGCCAAAAAACACCACATTGGGTTTGAGCAGGCCCCCGCAGTAGCGACAGAGGGGCACAGAGAGCTTTTCCACCAGGGAATCCGCTACATCGGCATCACCGTCGGGGGCCAGAGAGGCGGCCGGTTCAGTAGCGCCGAGGTGAGGGTTCAGCGCCTCCAGCTGCTGCTGTACTTCATCTCTGTGGCTTACGTGGCGGCATTCCAGGCACACCACCTGATCAAGACGGCCATGCAGATCAATGACATGGCGCTGCCCCGCGCGCTGATGCAAACGGTCCACGTTCTGGGTCACCAGCAGATCGATCCGCCCCAGGCTCTCCAGGTTCGCCAGAGACCGGTGTGCAGCGTTGGGCAAGGCATTTTTTACCGGAGGCCAGCCGACATAACTGCGCGCCCAGTAGCGTTTGCGACTGGCCAGACAGCTGATAAATTCCTGGTGTTTGATGGGATCGCTGCGCTGCCAGTTGCCCCGGCCATCCCGGTAGGCAGGAATCCCCGAGTTGACGCTGCAACCGGCGCCGGTCAGCACCAGCAGTCGCGGGTGATCATGGATAAAATCCATCAGACGATTGATCACAGCGGGTGGACCACCTTGGCAAATTTCGCAAACAGCTGTCCCACCAAGTATACTTCGGGTTTTACTTCAGAACGAGCCGGTATGCCATGAACCATAGACACAGAATTTCCCACTACACTTTTACACTGCTGGCCGGCCTCCTGCCACTGCTGGCCCATGCCGGCCTGGAAGACGGCCTGCGGGCCTACGAGATGCGCGACTACGAAACGGCCTATAACGAGCTGGTGCCGCTGGTCAGTGAAGGCAGCGTCGATGCCCAATACATTCTTTCACGCATGTATCGCAGCGGTCAGTACGTCGACCTGGACATGGCCGCCGGTGCACAGATGTTGAGCCTGGCTGCGGAACAGGGCCATGGCCCGGCGCAAAGAGAGCTTGCCAACATGTATCTGATCGGCATTGGCGTCGAACGCAACCCGGGCGAAGCCATGCGTCTGATGACCGCAGCTGCTGAACAGGGTCTGGCCGATGCCCAGCAGGAACTGGGTATCATTTACCAGTCCGGTACCGTCAGTGATCCGGACTACGAGGCCGGCCTGATGTGGCTGCAGCGCGCCGCGGACCAGGACTATCTGCCTGCCATTCACAGCCTGGGAATGATGCACTATTTCGGCCAGGGTGGTGAGATCAACCTGATCGAAGCCGAGCGCATGTTCCGTATGGCGGCACAGAAGGGCTATGCCCAGTCCCAGTATCAACTGGGCGCCATGTACCACCAGGGACAATGGTTGATGAAAGACCTGGTAAAAGCGGCCATGTGGATCAATGTCGCCGCCGCCAACGGTAATTCCAGCGCCCGACTGATGCAAAGGAACCTGGAAGAGGAAATGACCGGTGACCAGGTGGACGAAGCCCGCGAAATGGCCGTCGCCTGTCGCGCCCGCAGTTACAGTGACTGTTAACAAAAAGGAGTTCCACGGTGCGCAATAAATCAGTTATCACCTGTCTCATCGCCAGTAGTCTGCTGCTGGCCTCTCTGGCCAGCGCCCAGTCGATCGATGCGGGGCGCGGCGGACTGCCCCTGACCGTGCCTGCCAGCTACTCAGACAGCGACCCGGCTCCTTTGTTGGTGCTGCTGCACGGTTACGGGTCCAGCGGCGCCCGTCAGGATGCCTATATGCGTTTCAGCGCCCTGGCCGAGCAGTACGGGTACCTGTTTATCGCGCCCGATGGCCGGCAGGAAGCCGGCGGCTCCAATAACCGCTTCTGGAACGCGTCCAAGGCCTGCTGCGACTTCTTTGCGGCCGGAGAGGATGATGCTGCCTATATCATGTCCATCATCAATCAGATCAGGGAGCGCTTCAGTATCGACCCGGACCGGATCTACCTGGTAGGTCACTCCAACGGTGGGTTCATGTCCTACCATATTGCCCAACAATACCCTGACACCATTGCAGCCATCGCCAGTCTGGCTGGCGCCGAGGCTGCCGAGCCCAGACCAGAGCCGCGCAGCCCCGTGCATATCCTGCAGATCCATGGCACCGAAGACGGCACCATTGCCTATGATGGCGATAGTATCGCGGGCAACCGCTACCCTGGCGCCACGGAGACAGTTGAACGCTGGGCAACCTACAATGGCTGTGCCCGGTCCGGCCTGGAGGTTGCCCGGCTCGACCTCGAGCGAGAACTGCCAGGTCTTGATACCCGCGTAGTAAGGTACGATTCCGACTGTCAGCCTGGTGGCTCCAGTGAACTCTGGACCATTGAAGGGGGTTCTCATATCCCAGCCATTTCAGACAGCTTCAGTACCAACGTGGTTCAGTGGCTGTTCGCTCACCCTAAAGTCCGCTCGGCCAGCACCAACGCCGCTGACTGACGTCATACCGGCACCGGTCGCAGGGAATTCTGAATCCTGCGCCCGGTACCGACCCTCTCATACCGCCCGCGGGTCCGGACCCCGACATCATGGCCTCTTCACGCAAAATCGTCATCTATGCGGCGCTGCTCGGCAATTCTCTGATCGCCGTCATGAAGTTCATTGCCGCCTTTCTGACCGGCAGCTCGGCCATGCTGTCCGAGGGCGTGCATTCGCTGGTGGATACCGGCAACCAGGTGTTGCTGCTGTATGGCCTTAAAAAAGCCGCCCGGCCCGCCGATGACCGCTTCCCCTTCGGCCATGGCAAGGAAATCTACTTCTGGAGTTTCGTGGTCGCGATCCTGATCTTTGCTGTCGGCGCCGGCATTTCCCTCTACGAAGGCATCCATCGCCTCACTGATCCGCAGCCGCTGGAAAACCTGATGATCAGTTACGTGGTACTGTCGCTGGCCATCATCTTCGAAGGCGGCGCCTGGTACTTCGCCCTGCGGGAGTTCAACAAGACCCGCGGCCCCATGGGCTATATCGAAGCCGTGCAGCGGGGTAAGGACCCTTCCATGTTTGTCGTACTGTTCGAGGATTCGGCAGCCATGCTTGGCCTGCTGGTTGCTCTGCTTGCCACTTTTTTAACCCAGGTTACCGGCAACCTCTACCTGGATGGCATCGCCTCGATCGTGATAGGCCTGATTCTGGGGGGCACAGCCATCTGGCTGGCCGTCGAGACCAAAAGTCTCCTGATCGGGGAACGTGCCAATGTGGAAGTGGTCGAGGGCATTCGGGGTCTCGCTGCCGGCATTCCGCTGGTCGACAGCGTGAACGAGGTACTCACTATGCACATGGGCCCGGAATTTATTCTGGTCAATCTGAGTGTGAAGTTCAGCGACTCTGCCTCGGCGACAGATATCGAACAGAGCGTAGTGCTGCTGGACGCATCGATCAAGAAACAATTCCTTAATGTGCGCAGGGTGTTTGTGGAAGCCGAAGCCCTGCAGAGCCGCCCCCTCGGCGACTAGCGGAACACGGCAACTCCGTTGTTGATGACTGTTCGGTCCTGCTCAAGGGATCGGCAACGGAATACCACTTCACTGTCACCCTGGTGCCAGATCTCGGTACTGATGGTTTCGCCGGGGTAAACCGGCGCGGAAAAACGCAGCCGAATCCGCTTAAGCCAATCTGTCTGGTAGTCGCAGCAGGATTTAAGAATCGCGTGGGTCGCCACGCCAAAGGGGCACAACCCATGCAGAATCGGCGCTTTGAATCCTGCTTCCCGGGCCAGCGCTGGCGAAGCGTGCAAAGGATTGAAATCACCGGAGAGGCGATAAATTAAAGCCTGCTGCGGCAAGGTTGGAAGATCGCAGACTTTGTCGGGAGGCCGGTCTGGAATGCGATCCGGTTTCGGCGACGCTTTTCTTCGACCGCCGAAACCGCCGTCACCACGGCACAGAATTGTGGTCTTCAGGGTACCGTAGTCTTCACGTGCCTGCTTGTCTGAAACCGTTCATTCTGCAATTACCAGAGCGCCAAGCCGTGCCCCTTTGTCGTTCACTTCCGTTATCCGGGTCGTGGCCACCACAGTCGCAGACGGCGGCAGTGGCTTGTGAATAATAACCTCCAGTCCGGCATGCAACACCCGCACCCAGTCTATTCCGGTATCAGGCTCGCGAGCCCAGAAACCCGGGTAGGCCAGCACAACAGCCTGACTGGGCATGGCTTTAAGACCCTCTTCGTGAACGAAGCGCAAACACTTTTCATCCAGCGGGTCCTGGCCCATACCGATTACCAGCGTTTAAAGGATAGTGTCCTGTTCCGTGTAAGTCTGCTGCCGGGTACCGAAGCCCCGCTGGAGTGAATGCTGGTAGTCGATGGCCATCGTTGTTTCCATGGTGTTCTGGCGCAACCTGGACCACACGCGGCAGGCACTGCGGCACGGGATAACTGGCAGGGACGCCCTTGGCGCGGATTCTGCCCGGCGCAAGTGCCCTCCTGTCGCCAAAAGATTCGGGATTACACTCTATATGCCTGTCGCAAGTAAACCCCGACCGACGGGCCCGCACGCCTGTATCGACAACTGCCAGCGCAGGCGGTAGCATGGATTGCTACGTAACCGCAGAGTTAATCCAATAGAGTAAATCCAATGAAGAAAGCAGTCCTTTTCCTGGTCGGCATGATTTTCTGTTCGGCCCTGGCAGCCCAAAGCAACCTACCCTCGGTG is part of the Gammaproteobacteria bacterium genome and harbors:
- a CDS encoding DUF2868 domain-containing protein; translation: MTSKTVLQPAMRQISTLLSVAGLLAGFVVAISVLSGDEQGRVNLLYLLLLFVFLPAGGLLLSVVYLFRQSGRGLAGWILELPLWPVGVRREMLALQPGYERKYWLFYETQLLALAFALGGLLAFLILLAGTDISFVWRSTLLNATDLLPLLQILALPWRFWTDAQPDLALLQQSQDFRLAEPQFTAARLGQWWKYAIAAQITYTLLPRALLALVAHSLFQRRNAAAQKRPGHRVLHVDAMNIVPMQGKLAPLAGSVPEDYVMIDWANIPPTIKAALEKRFGQPGSFLQAGPLTEPEARLSNRARDVAVVVMVKAWEPPMGELGDYLLKVKPASSDAPGLLLPLDWDGEGLRPVKDVNLREWRRFCGTLPGGWSVLQAQGNAGAAA
- a CDS encoding alpha/beta fold hydrolase is translated as MRNKSVITCLIASSLLLASLASAQSIDAGRGGLPLTVPASYSDSDPAPLLVLLHGYGSSGARQDAYMRFSALAEQYGYLFIAPDGRQEAGGSNNRFWNASKACCDFFAAGEDDAAYIMSIINQIRERFSIDPDRIYLVGHSNGGFMSYHIAQQYPDTIAAIASLAGAEAAEPRPEPRSPVHILQIHGTEDGTIAYDGDSIAGNRYPGATETVERWATYNGCARSGLEVARLDLERELPGLDTRVVRYDSDCQPGGSSELWTIEGGSHIPAISDSFSTNVVQWLFAHPKVRSASTNAAD
- a CDS encoding MaoC family dehydratase is translated as MKTTILCRGDGGFGGRRKASPKPDRIPDRPPDKVCDLPTLPQQALIYRLSGDFNPLHASPALAREAGFKAPILHGLCPFGVATHAILKSCCDYQTDWLKRIRLRFSAPVYPGETISTEIWHQGDSEVVFRCRSLEQDRTVINNGVAVFR
- a CDS encoding cation diffusion facilitator family transporter, whose amino-acid sequence is MASSRKIVIYAALLGNSLIAVMKFIAAFLTGSSAMLSEGVHSLVDTGNQVLLLYGLKKAARPADDRFPFGHGKEIYFWSFVVAILIFAVGAGISLYEGIHRLTDPQPLENLMISYVVLSLAIIFEGGAWYFALREFNKTRGPMGYIEAVQRGKDPSMFVVLFEDSAAMLGLLVALLATFLTQVTGNLYLDGIASIVIGLILGGTAIWLAVETKSLLIGERANVEVVEGIRGLAAGIPLVDSVNEVLTMHMGPEFILVNLSVKFSDSASATDIEQSVVLLDASIKKQFLNVRRVFVEAEALQSRPLGD
- a CDS encoding NAD-dependent protein deacetylase; the encoded protein is MINRLMDFIHDHPRLLVLTGAGCSVNSGIPAYRDGRGNWQRSDPIKHQEFISCLASRKRYWARSYVGWPPVKNALPNAAHRSLANLESLGRIDLLVTQNVDRLHQRAGQRHVIDLHGRLDQVVCLECRHVSHRDEVQQQLEALNPHLGATEPAASLAPDGDADVADSLVEKLSVPLCRYCGGLLKPNVVFFGDSVDRSLVEFIFERLENSDGLMVVGSSLMVFSGYRFCRHAARHNKPIACINAGQTRADDLFTLKLEQDCGEVLQALSQALSGRGAAIVDPDQ
- a CDS encoding tetratricopeptide repeat protein; amino-acid sequence: MNHRHRISHYTFTLLAGLLPLLAHAGLEDGLRAYEMRDYETAYNELVPLVSEGSVDAQYILSRMYRSGQYVDLDMAAGAQMLSLAAEQGHGPAQRELANMYLIGIGVERNPGEAMRLMTAAAEQGLADAQQELGIIYQSGTVSDPDYEAGLMWLQRAADQDYLPAIHSLGMMHYFGQGGEINLIEAERMFRMAAQKGYAQSQYQLGAMYHQGQWLMKDLVKAAMWINVAAANGNSSARLMQRNLEEEMTGDQVDEAREMAVACRARSYSDC